The nucleotide sequence CCCGGAACTCCTCCTCCCCGGCGACCAGGATCACGATCTCCCCCGTCTCGGCGGTGATCGGCTCGGAGACCGCCCTGTAGCCCACGCGCCACTCTTCGTTTTCGAGTAGCAGTACCCTCTGGCCCGGGTCCGGGACCTTGGGCTTCTTGTCGAACATCGTGCGCAGGAACGAGATCATCGGTCACAAAGTTATCATCAAAGCTCCCGCTCTCAAAGCCCTTGCGGGTAGAACTTCTCCAGACCCTTCATATAGGGCGTAGCCGCAAGATGAATAACTCTGAATAACTCTGAATAACTCGCTATCCGGTACGGGCCGCTGGCGATCGGAACCCGATTAATATATGGTTCCCGACTGTAGTAATAGTCGTTCCGTGCCACCGGTGCTCCGGCAGGCGCGGGAGAGCGAGACCAGGAGGGGGAAAATTAATGGAAAGGTGGATGGGCCGTGACGCCCGTGCCGTCCGTGCCGTGAGGGTCTGCATCGTGGGTCTTTGCATGGCTCTCGTGGTGGCATTGACGGTGGGTAAAGCCGAGGCGAGCACCGGCTCGGCCGGGATCGATAGCGACGGGTACGTGCCGGTGGTCTACTCCTGCTTCGGTGGAGGCTCGGTCGGTACCTATAACTGGTTCTCCGACGGGTACCAGACTTATGGCAAGGTGATCGTCAACCAGTGCCTGTTGAATAACCTGGGCGCCGGACCACAGGATTTCGCGCGGGTCGTCGCACACGAGATGGGGCACTCCAGGGGCCTGCTGCACAGCGCCTACTCTTCCATCATGAACCCCGTGATCTTCATCACCGGGCTGTAGCATAGGGAGGGTAAGGAGGCTTTTCCGCCTCCTGCTCGAAATCTCCGTTCGATCCGGGAGCCGGTCCGGGAACTTCTGGATGCCGGGTGAATCCGCCGGATATCCTGGCCGGCTCTCACGGAGGAGCGCGCCAAGACACGCGAGCCTGGAGGCCAGGCCCTCGTAGTAGAATCTCTATAATCTCTGTAAGTAAGGGCTATGCTTGGCCCGCGGTCAGACTCGGGGGGTGCTATGGGCAGAAAGGGCGTGGGGGAGCTACAGGGGCTTACGGCGCAGGAAATCTGGGACGCCCACTTCAGAAACGAGCTGGAGGAGGAAAGCGAGACGGAGACGGTCTGGCAGGCGGCGGGGTTCCTGGCCGAGAGGGGCTACGACGTCTGGGAGTATCGCGAGACCGGGAGCAGAGGAACCGTCTGGCAGGATGGCCTGAGCAAGCTCTGGCTCGTGGACCACACGACGGAAGATATAAACGAGCTGGGCGAGTAGGCTGGCCCTTCTCCCGCTCTGCTGAGCAACCTTGTTTACCCCGGCTCGTCGTCTCTGATAGAGCCTCACGTAGACCGTAAACGGGAGAGCCTATCTAGCCTATCCGGTCTCTCTACTCGTCCGCGCCCTCCGAGGCCGTAACCTTCGATAGGCGGGTGGTTACCTTGGAGCCCGCGACCTGCCCGTAGTTCAGCAGGGTTACCAGCA is from Rubrobacter aplysinae and encodes:
- a CDS encoding matrixin family metalloprotease, encoding MERWMGRDARAVRAVRVCIVGLCMALVVALTVGKAEASTGSAGIDSDGYVPVVYSCFGGGSVGTYNWFSDGYQTYGKVIVNQCLLNNLGAGPQDFARVVAHEMGHSRGLLHSAYSSIMNPVIFITGL